A window from Gopherus flavomarginatus isolate rGopFla2 chromosome 4, rGopFla2.mat.asm, whole genome shotgun sequence encodes these proteins:
- the SOD2 gene encoding superoxide dismutase [Mn], mitochondrial: MAMLCRLAPRGRSCTQLIAALGCSASRQKHTLPDLPYDYGALQPHISAEIMLLHHSKHHATYVNNLNVAEEKYKEALAKGDVTAQVSLQPALKFNGGGHINHTIFWTNLSPNGGGEPQGELMEAIKRDFGSFGNFKEKLTAVSVGVQGSGWGWIGFNQDQGRLEVTACYNQDPLQGTTGLIPLLGIDVWEHAYYLQYKNVRPDYLKAIWNVISWENVSARYTACKK, translated from the exons ATGGCCATGCTGTGCCGCCTGGCTCCCCGGGGCAG GAGTTGCACTCAGCTAATTGCAGCTTTGGGATGTTCGGCCTCCAGGCAAAAACACACTCTTCCTGACTTGCCTTATGACTATGGTGCTCTGCAACCCCACATCAGTGCAGAAATCATGCTGCTACACCACAGCAAACATCATGCTACTTATGTGAATAATCTGAATGTTGCAGAGGAGAAATATAAAGAGGCATTGGCAAAAG GTGATGTTACAGCTCAGGTGTCTCTTCAGCCTGCACTAAAGTTCAATGGTGGGGGTCATATCAACCACACCATCTTCTGGACAAACCTTTCTCCTAATGGGGGAGGAGAGCCTCAAG GGGAACTGATGGAAGCCATCAAGCGTGACTTTGGCTCCTTCGGAAACTTCAAGGAGAAGCTGACGGCAGTATCGGTTGGTGTTCAaggctcaggatgggggtggatTGGTTTTAACCAGGACCAAGGCCGCCTGGAGGTCACTGCTTGTTACAATCAAGACCCTCTGCAAGGAACAACag GTCTTATTCCTCTGTTAGGAATTGATGTGTGGGAGCATGCTTATTATCTTCAATATAAAAATGTTAGACCTGACTATCTAAAAGCTATCTGGAATGTGATCAGCTGGGAGAATGTATCTGCAAGATACACAGCTTGCAAAAAATAA